The genomic segment ATCAGAGTGCTCATTTACATTTAatacatcataataattttgtacATCACCCTCATTTAACAACGTATGTGAAATATCATCATGAATATTATCTTCATGAATTTTGGTATTTTGATGTTCTAAATAACTAATAATATCTTGTCCATTCAAAACAGTCTCTGCAAATGACTCATCTCTATGAACACCGAAAATATCATCCTCTTCGTTTTCATTCTCTACCAAATTAGTTCTTGTAAAGGACGAATTATGGTTTTCTTGTGATTCAGACAAATTTCTGGAATATACATTATTCAAATCAACGCATGATAAGGAATTTCGATCTCCGTTATTCtgtacaaatataataaaattaaaaaattcatattaatatattatttcaaaaataaaaaataaaaaataaaaaataaaaaataaaaaaaaaaaaaaaagtgtatatataataaaatatatatatatatatatatatatatatatataaaaaaaaaagtgtatatataataaaatatatatatatatatatataaaaaaaaaaaaaaaaaaagtgtatatataataaaatatatatatatatatatatataaaaaaaaaaaaaaaaaaaggattatatattattttatataatatataaaattatatatatgttatttatattttaccaTATAATTTGCATATCCAACGGCAGCTACGGCTACTGATaaacatacatatttaaCTGGACGGCAGGAAAAAATACTTTTgctctttttattttttacagaTAAATTCATGTCATCAATACTTTGCCTATTTGACATATTATCACCAATTTCTGTAGTGGACGAAATAGTTGTAAATTTATGTGCAAacctcattttttttttttttttttttttctatatatcttaaatatatattaaaaataatatttataatatatatatatgtataattttatttaatttacttaagaagaaattaattcaactacaatatttatatatttaatttttttttttttttttacaaccaaaaattatattacaattttattataatataattcttaaataaataaaaaaaaagaatataataataatctttattaaagaaaaagaattagtACAAGATTTTATGTGAGAAAAAATCTgtaggatatatatatatatatatatatttattttatattatattgaaaaaaatgaaatttctttttttataaaattatagaaacatattcaaatatattatttaaaaatatatatttatacataatcttataattataaaatatattatataaatatgtaatattttaatacataataattatatatatatatatatatatacaatcgttttttaaaataaaaaaaaaaaattataaaaatagaataaaataacataatatataattatatatatagtacaGATTTGTTATGtttattcaaaatataaaaaaaaaaaataattacatgcttttttatatatattatatatatatagatttattcttttattaaatatatataaatcatcatataaatatctatttccatttatttatagataactataaatatatttatatatagataactataaataagttatatttattatataatatttatttattgattatatatttatttatatttttaaatgtatattatttatacattttattattttcttaatttttataaaaaatatatttctcttCTTTATCTTTAAAAAGAACATGCCACTCATGTATTTCCTTTCattgtaataaaaaagaaaataataaaaaaattataaaatgcaaccaattaatttttatactaTCATATTCCTATTCCTATAAGAGAATAAATACaaacaattttataaatacaaaaataaataattttaaaaattactataaattaatttaaaatataaaaaaaaaaaaaaaaaaaaaaaaaaaaaatataattgcaggtttaattatatatggagTAAATTATAACATCATAAAAGTAAAATGGTTCAAAAGGAATACTgtattatttcttatttgttttgtatttttataaatattaaacaaataataataatgtaatatatatatatttaaaataatagataaaacattatatatatatatatatatatatatatatattataataataaaaaaaaaaaaaaaaaaaaaaaaggaaaaaaaacatttataatttatacatatatatatatatatatatatatatatatatatatatatatatatattctatacaACTgtcttataaatataaaaaaaagtaatgtAAGAACAATTAAATGTATCacttattttgtttatacaTTACACAGTTATACAAAAATACGTAAAATGATATAAGTCCTAACAATTTTAACTTATTcattccatatatatattatatatatatatatatatatatatatatatatatatttttatttatttatttatttatattcacatatgaaatcaaaatatattttccaaGAAGATAAATGAGCAAAAAGgaacaaataaattttaCTTTAATAAATtctcataattataaaaatattcttttattttattttattttattttttgaatagtgttatttttccattataaattacattatgaaaattatgtaaaaaaaaaatataaaaaaaaattaaatatttttataattataacaataacTAAATTtctttatgaaaatattatatattttttttttatctttcatatatataatatatattgtaatactCTCAAAATAATCCTAAATTACTTTTTAATCAATTAGTAAGAAcacattttaaaatatttaaaataaaaataccaataaccatattattatatattattatataatatttacataaatttAAGAAGCTTCAATTTTTTATGattcaaataatttttgtcatacttttattatttatatacacacTTGCTGAAATGTTATATTCTACTTCTACATATTATgcagatatattaaatttcgtctacattattttattattcatacaagtatcatttttttagtattatattttttttttttttttttttttttcttgtagcatataaattttgtattattacacAAAAGACCAATTTTACAAGAAGAGTATtatctaaaaaatataatatatatattttttatttataatattaaaaaatattattacattttcttTAACTTTATATCTAGAATAATACTTATAAAAACTacataaaaattttcatcacttttttaattaatccataataaaataatataaaataaaaaaaaaaaaaattttttctctcacttttttttttattctttttttattgaaatgtataaaaataaattattttataattaataattttaataaaataattttttttttttttttttttttttttttcttcttttataaaaattaaaacccTCATGAAAAAATGtagtaaaaaaagaaaacaaaaaaaaaaaaagaaataatatatttaacataaTTCATTAGTATAAATCATTTTAGATTACaccaaaaatatatgtattatatatatatatatatattatacttgAGAtcaatatatcattattataattatataatatatggtattatatatataatatacatataatattctaaAGAGAAATGAATTTAAGTGAAATTACtatataacattataattatgcaATAGTTAAGTAGgagatatttttatgaatataaaatttgggaattataaaaaaaactaatcacatataatatatatataatatataatatataaaatatataatattaaaataataatgttcatttcaaaaaaaaatatatatatatatatatattttttctataatattGAGAAATAATTACATCTTAAGGTAATGATAacttaataattatttgatCTAaccatatgaataaatattttgtattttaaattgtttaaaataccatattatttaatttatgtgTAAACATTATAATACACTAATTCCCATAAACATTTTGAACATAagcatttaaaaaaaaataataataaatatataaataaataaatatatatatatatatcataacatttgtaaaatgtttaattaatattataaatattatttacaaagtcaatatttatttatatgaattatattatatatatatatatgtatgtataataattattatattccaaaataaattattattttttttttcttctttatctcTTATTACAtcatttattcttattaatataatatattttattaggtTTATATCAATGTTAAATATAACTTATaacttttataaaattatttaatcaagaaaataataaaaaaacaaaaataaattaataaataaataaataaatttttatatatattatccatcagcataattttaaatttattgaaacaaatatgaataaatatttgaGAACATAATAAACTTTAATCTATTAGTGTAGAAATATCCAATAAATTAAGAATTTTACAcacattaaataaaaaaaaaaatatatataaatatatatcataaatatatatatatatatatataatcatgtTCCCTTCTTATATTAGaaaattttcatttacacttttattatgtataatagCATTATCATGCAATGTAAGATAAGagaacataatataaaacacaCTCAaaaagtatacatatataaaatatatatatatatatatatatattccattttgtaactttttcttttcttttctttttttttagaataatacagatatttattatctgacaaaatataaaaacttcCCAATAGTAAAATCACCGCATATAAGATCATTAGCAGAAAGTTacaaacaatataaaataaatagtaAGTATGATGAGCTTAGAACTTTAGGTGCGTCTTCTccacaaaaaagaaaacctAGTAAATATGATGACATTAGATGCTATGATCAACCCAAAcaaaaacagaaaaaacCTAGTAAGTATGATGATGTTAGAGGATTTGGTGAACCCgcacaaaaaaagaaaaaaactaGTAAGTATGATGATCTTAGAAGGTTTGGTGTACCcacacaaaaaaagaaaatgccTAGTAAGTATGATTACCTTAGAACATTAAAAGAACAAAACgttaataataaatggaAACCAACAACTAATGATGATTTAAAACTTTTGTCAGACAAttatgaaaaggaaaaaaccgaaaaatacaaattattaaaatttataaaaaaaaaggataaagaAAATAGTGAAAGACAAAAACATGGACTACCTCCAGATATGTCATTTAAGGGATTATCctcaaaaaaagaaacagaaGAATATGTATCGTCAGATGTAGgatatacaataaaaaaaggaatattaaAGGCTTTAAAATTTACTTGGAGATCTATCAgcttttttataaaacttATATTCTTTGGATTAATATCACTCCTGTTTTGGACATGTAGATGTATATCCTGTTTATTTTAAGGAActacataaacatatattattataggaaaataaaaaaatgtatatatgtggaTTTTTTctgtaagaaaaaaaaaaaaaaaattaaataaaataaaataaaataattttaaaaattttgtagtattatatataatataatattaatatactaTTCAAATTATTCACgtgaatattttaatatacctagtcactttatatataaaaatatttgttatCTATTAGTACCTTTtcaattaatatttttaaattttgtcataaaatattatttttatacttcatggtatatattttattttattttactgttattttgtttatttattttattattattttttttttttttcgttgtTGTTGTTCCTTTCTTTCAATATTATATGCTAAATTCACACttgatatataattattatactacacatatgtatataaatatatatatatatatatatatatatatatatatatatatatatttttatttatttatttttaacgaAACTTTTGAATTTTAAGGTAATCATTAATGATACCTCATAATTGttacattttctttattatacagatatatatatatatatatatatatcgcataaaaacattaaaaaataaaaaaaatgaactgaaaaaatataaaaatacataaaaatgtatatatttataatatatatatatgtgcataaaatatattttcctaaaaaaaaatgaagttttttggaaatataattatatacacaattatacatatataatatttgaaaacaataaaaaaaaaaaaaaggtataaaacaaaaaattatatatttatatataccttagatgcatatatatatatatatatatatatacataattaaaaaagcataaataaatatgtcatataaaaacataaaaaaataagtacaataaaaaaaaaaaaaatatatttaattttctttggttctttaaaaattttataagtaTAAAAAGGAAACTGACAtttaacataaatattatatacatatatatttatgtacattAATGTCCAgtctattaatatatatgctaGAAGGAATAACAGAATTGTCtcttaattattataaaatataaatatatttatatatatatatatatatatatgtactccTTTAACATACAccttattatatcatttaaataaCACAAAAATCATGTTTTATATTGACCATTTTTATCAATAGGTAATCTGTTTTTAAATTCTTGTAAACATACATCATTGGgcgatttaaaaaataataatgtacaCATATTAATTTTTCGTGTTTCTTCTAATAGAACTAAATGACTAGCATCGTCGAATATGATTAAATGTgtgtttttaaaatatctacTTGTATTCTCAAAAACTTCCTCTGAACAATATTCATCATCCTTTCCACCTAAAATTAAGACAGGTATTCCAATTTTCCCAACTTCTCTATAAATATGATGAGCACTCCACATATGCAAATTATTTATGCAACCAAGTATGGATTGTGCTACGTTATCTTTTTTTACGAAAAGATGCCACATTAgtctattatataaaaactcatttttttgatagatatcattatcatcactatTATTATGGTTACCACCATTCCCAATATCAAGTTCtacttcttcatcatcatcatatcCATTTACCATTTTTCCTTTAAATGATCTAAAACAAAAAGGCCGTAAAACAAAAGTTGACAAATTAATTAAGCAAGaacattttttgaatatttttaaataccaAGGTTTCTCATTCAATACACCAACGGGTGATATTAATACCATTTTTTTCACTTTTTCTGTATGCTTTCGAGTAAACCCTGCGGCTATTATACATCCCATAGAAAAAcccattaaataataatcctTATTTTCTAGGTTCAAATGCTTTAATAATTCTTCTGTTTGTTCTACATAAAAATCAACACCATAcgttttttctttatcattatattttggTGTTGCAGATAAACCATAACCatataaatcaaaattaAGAACTTGATAATTCGATTTTACCAAAAATTTTTGAATTTCATAAAATTCTAAATTAGATCCATATAATCCATGAAATGTAATTACCAAAGTCTCAGATTCCGGATTCCCCTTCAattcataatttattatgCCATGTGTTCCATAAAATACTTCACCGTATTCATAAGGGCAttcaatattatcattttttaaactaTCAGGaatttcatatttaataaaccTTTCATCgtctttataattattatcttgTTCATTATTGGTTCTCTGtcttatattctttttcaaaTTGTTTGCCCCTATACCATCTTTAATTACATCACATAATATCCTTCTATAAACATTGTCATCTAATTTTGGAGTGGAAAACCTTTCAGTTTCTAATAAGCAATTattctaaaaaaataaaatatatatatatatatatatatatatatatatatatatatatatttatttatattttatttttactaacCAATATTATTGCTATACATATCAATCCAATTAAACAATATCTTAAACACATCACATAAAACTTATTTACAAacttcttatttttttccaaaTCCTTATCACAGGAACATTCGGAAGATTTTCCCAAAATTAGTTTATCATATGTActtaagttttttttttttattgaaatAGAATAGAACCCATTAATATTTCTCATATTTCATTAATGTCACTTtgaaagaaatgaaaaaaaaaaaaaaaaaaaaaaaaaaaaaaaaaaaaaacttatacCTATTTATCcataattcatattatatatttgtgtttatttgtttattttatttttttaaatagaatttaatatatatttttctttatatatattatatatatatttatgtatatataatattttccaaatttataaaaaaaaaataaaaaaaaataaacacaagaaataataaagttaaataatatataaactaaatatataaataaaaaagataaataaataaatatatatatttatataatatcagaatattttattattccatactttattattaaattaaaaaaaagtttctacaaattatacatatatttatatataaggagaataaaaaaaaaaaaaaaaaaaaaaaaaaagggaaaatattaaaattgaaaaatatacatttaggAGAATTAAAATAAACACTAATATTTTATCCAAACCATTTGGTGGAGAATAATTTATACAAATGTAGagtttatatctatataaaatacatataattataaattatatgataaataatataaatgatatatatatccaaaataaaaaaaaataaaacataaaaattaatgaaatatatatataatatttaaattaattttataaatatatctaatCCATATgataattaaagaaaaaatttattaatatatataattttttatgttccaattttcttaatatatttttattactttttttatttacacctctacaacatatattatttttgtcaaattaatatatatgtaaaggaaaataaaaagatatcCATTTGTTTGCAAAGgaataaaaagatattatatatacattaatatttttatatttaatattaacaattttccataataataatataacattacgaataaaaaaataaaattatatgataaagtaaaaatatcagaaaataaatttttttttttttttttttaacatattaaatatgaaaatatatatcatattttatatttttgtatttatttttatttttttttaatacaaaattaaatatataataaaaataattatgtaatttcttaaaatttgaaatataagcataaaaaggaaatatactCAAATTGGGAAAttttgtacatataataaggataccacaaaaaaatatatatatttatatttattttcaagATTTTAAggttttatatcattatatatatatatatatacatatgtatataatggtgaaaataaaattaataaggGAAAAttcaaatttaaaataaaataatcccgatttttttcctttttttttttcaataaatatatatatatatatatatatatatatataatgtacaactttatttctttatttaccATTAATATTAGTAccaataattattatatatttttattttctctaacataattttttaatgtcatttttttttttttattttatatttttaattttactttttttttttttttttacaatttaaattttaatataagcATGAATTTACttttatcttatttttatgtacttattttataaaaaaaaaaaaaaaaaaaaaaagttatatacattttttaaattaaatatatagaatgaatcatattataattaattcttcatttaacatatatatggaccatataaagtaaataatatatatatatagtacaaaattttaaaaacaaaaatgttatttttttatatgtttatatacacatatatatatatatatatatatataataaattataatgttgatttattttatattaataatatagaaattataatatcattattactttttaatttcaggacaaaaaatataacatatatgattcacatataattttttacatatatcatattttgcttatataacttttttctttctattCTTATTTGGTAcagcataaatatatatataaatatatatatataaccaaTATTTACGTAAAAACAAATGTTCTAAAGTcgaaatataatttttcttcattttaaaaattacataagaaaaagtctatatatatttacaaaatatcatttaatattaataattataattatatttgttttttttaaaatttggtataaattattttactaAAACTTATTAAAACAATACAAGtctattatcatttatttttatatttatttttatatttattttccttcttttatttttatttttttttttttttgttacttTCAATGTAGAAAGTTTCATTTCCtatgttttttaaaatatattacattcgagatgtaaatatatatatatatttacaatattaaatattcattt from the Plasmodium falciparum 3D7 genome assembly, chromosome: 14 genome contains:
- a CDS encoding epoxide hydrolase 2, which codes for MRNINGFYSISIKKKNLSTYDKLILGKSSECSCDKDLEKNKKFVNKFYVMCLRYCLIGLICIAIILNNCLLETERFSTPKLDDNVYRRILCDVIKDGIGANNLKKNIRQRTNNEQDNNYKDDERFIKYEIPDSLKNDNIECPYEYGEVFYGTHGIINYELKGNPESETLVITFHGLYGSNLEFYEIQKFLVKSNYQVLNFDLYGYGLSATPKYNDKEKTYGVDFYVEQTEELLKHLNLENKDYYLMGFSMGCIIAAGFTRKHTEKVKKMVLISPVGVLNEKPWYLKIFKKCSCLINLSTFVLRPFCFRSFKGKMVNGYDDDEEVELDIGNGGNHNNSDDNDIYQKNEFLYNRLMWHLFVKKDNVAQSILGCINNLHMWSAHHIYREVGKIGIPVLILGGKDDEYCSEEVFENTSRYFKNTHLIIFDDASHLVLLEETRKINMCTLLFFKSPNDVCLQEFKNRLPIDKNGQYKT